Proteins encoded by one window of Streptococcus sanguinis:
- a CDS encoding DUF3169 family protein: MKEQKRISTQKRVLYNVLIFLAGALIGGLSILFSETGLLKNISWSTIFSVQLLRQLGRASLIILYPLVFFLIYRTRKYNEAYEKEADEDKNYEWYRLTFKNLEYATIVFNISSAIVLFTILVGVVFIGNITNHKSPLQWSLIDYAIAFLYIILQVVFLKTVQKVRHYKLSAFPTTEEIKEFVLSYDESELQANYEQCYLILFNVNQRLLPALYVILGIVGTFTPLNVVSGFVVLVVIHIYINLMYYPMVRKYFK, translated from the coding sequence GTGAAAGAGCAAAAACGTATATCTACACAGAAAAGAGTTTTATATAATGTCCTTATATTTCTAGCTGGAGCTTTAATAGGTGGTCTGTCTATTTTGTTTTCTGAAACTGGTCTGCTAAAAAACATCAGTTGGTCGACTATTTTTTCTGTTCAACTGCTGCGCCAGCTAGGTAGGGCCAGCCTTATCATCCTCTATCCCTTGGTCTTTTTCTTGATTTATCGGACTCGTAAATACAATGAAGCCTATGAAAAAGAAGCAGATGAGGATAAGAATTATGAATGGTACCGGCTAACCTTTAAAAATCTGGAATATGCGACTATTGTCTTTAATATCAGCAGTGCTATCGTTCTTTTTACGATTTTAGTTGGAGTTGTTTTTATTGGAAATATCACTAATCATAAGAGCCCTCTTCAGTGGAGTCTTATAGATTATGCGATTGCCTTTCTTTATATTATTTTGCAAGTTGTCTTTTTAAAGACAGTTCAGAAGGTACGGCACTATAAGTTATCAGCCTTTCCGACTACTGAGGAAATAAAAGAATTTGTGCTCTCTTATGATGAATCAGAGCTGCAAGCCAATTATGAACAGTGCTATCTTATTCTCTTTAATGTAAATCAGAGACTTCTGCCAGCCCTCTATGTTATTTTAGGGATAGTGGGAACTTTCACACCCCTCAATGTCGTTTCTGGTTTTGTCGTCCTAGTGGTGATCCATATCTATATCAATCTTATGTATTATCCAATGGTAAGAAAATATTTCAAATAA
- a CDS encoding CPBP family intramembrane glutamic endopeptidase, translating into MNNFKSTALGLVKWIGLIALSLLINVAPMLFLRLGKSLPIYAEILLVALYLVLVFLIFRSLWRRYQKHVPEEKKKFKLSGKDIGFAFLFFFLARVAAIVGVYLNLILSGNSQTSNDSAIQGLGGMMSSQHIFFALLFVATIAFIAPIMEELIFRGFGTAFFFKNNQKVLPAIVTSVVFTLPHITQLTEFPIYFALGLVLYLSYARRGNIKDSMLVHILNNLPMAIILLLAMFK; encoded by the coding sequence ATGAACAACTTCAAATCAACTGCTTTAGGACTTGTAAAATGGATAGGCTTAATTGCTCTTAGCCTCCTTATAAATGTTGCTCCGATGCTATTCTTAAGGCTCGGGAAGAGTTTACCTATTTATGCAGAAATCTTATTGGTAGCCTTGTATCTGGTTTTAGTTTTCCTTATTTTTCGTAGCTTATGGCGGCGATACCAAAAGCATGTACCTGAAGAAAAGAAAAAATTTAAACTGTCTGGCAAGGACATCGGTTTTGCTTTTCTATTCTTTTTCCTTGCCAGAGTGGCTGCTATTGTTGGTGTTTATCTTAATCTCATCCTGAGCGGCAATTCCCAGACCAGTAATGACAGTGCCATACAAGGGCTAGGGGGAATGATGTCTTCGCAGCATATCTTCTTTGCTTTGCTCTTTGTTGCAACGATTGCTTTTATTGCTCCTATCATGGAAGAATTAATTTTCCGCGGTTTTGGAACTGCCTTCTTTTTCAAAAATAATCAAAAAGTTTTGCCTGCTATTGTGACTTCTGTGGTCTTCACTCTGCCTCATATCACCCAATTGACAGAGTTCCCAATTTATTTTGCACTTGGACTGGTTCTTTATTTGTCCTATGCTCGTCGGGGGAATATAAAAGATTCCATGTTGGTGCATATCCTGAACAATCTCCCCATGGCTATAATACTGCTGCTAGCTATGTTTAAGTAA
- a CDS encoding NADP-dependent glyceraldehyde-3-phosphate dehydrogenase, with protein sequence MTQYKNYINGEWKVSENEITISSPINNEILGTVPAMTQAEVDYAMASARAALPAWRALSAVERAAYLHKVADILERDQEKIGEILAKEVAKGIKAAVGEVVRTADLIRYAAEEGIRIHGQVMEGGGFEAASKKKLAVVRREPVGVVLAIAPFNYPVNLSASKIAPALIGGNVVMFKPPTQGSISGLLLAQAFAEAGLPAGVFNTITGRGSEIGDYIIEHKEVNYINFTGSTPIGERIGKLAGMRPIMLELGGKDAAVVLEDADLEHAAKQIIGGAYSYSGQRCTAIKRVIVMESVADKLAALLQAEVEKLTVGNPFDNADITPVIDHASADFIWGLIEDAQEKGASALTEIKREANLIWPALFDHVTLDMKLAWEEPFGPVLPIIRVTSVEEAIQICNQSEFGLQSSVFTNDFPKAFEIAEKLEVGTVHINNKTQRGPDNFPFLGVKGSGAGVQGIRYSIEAMTQVKSIVFDVK encoded by the coding sequence GTGACACAATATAAAAACTATATAAATGGAGAGTGGAAAGTTTCTGAAAATGAAATTACCATCTCATCTCCTATCAACAATGAGATTTTAGGAACTGTGCCTGCCATGACTCAGGCAGAGGTCGACTATGCGATGGCGAGCGCTCGTGCGGCTTTGCCAGCTTGGCGAGCTCTTTCAGCAGTTGAACGTGCAGCTTATTTGCATAAGGTTGCGGATATTTTGGAGCGCGATCAGGAGAAGATCGGTGAAATCCTTGCAAAAGAAGTTGCCAAGGGGATCAAAGCGGCAGTCGGAGAAGTCGTCCGGACAGCAGACTTGATTCGCTATGCGGCTGAAGAAGGGATTCGTATTCATGGCCAGGTTATGGAAGGTGGCGGCTTTGAAGCTGCCAGCAAGAAAAAATTGGCTGTGGTCCGTCGTGAGCCTGTAGGAGTTGTACTGGCCATTGCACCATTTAATTACCCAGTCAACCTGTCAGCTTCGAAAATTGCTCCTGCGCTTATCGGCGGAAATGTCGTGATGTTTAAGCCACCTACTCAAGGCTCAATCTCTGGTTTGCTCTTGGCTCAGGCTTTTGCTGAGGCAGGTCTGCCTGCTGGTGTTTTCAATACCATCACTGGCCGCGGTTCAGAAATCGGGGACTACATCATTGAGCATAAGGAAGTGAACTACATTAACTTTACCGGCTCCACTCCAATCGGTGAACGCATCGGTAAGTTGGCTGGTATGCGTCCAATTATGCTTGAATTGGGTGGTAAGGATGCTGCAGTTGTGCTGGAAGATGCCGACTTGGAGCATGCAGCTAAGCAGATTATTGGCGGGGCATACAGTTATTCCGGTCAGCGCTGTACGGCTATTAAACGTGTCATTGTCATGGAGAGCGTAGCAGATAAATTAGCGGCGCTGCTTCAGGCAGAGGTAGAGAAACTGACGGTTGGTAATCCCTTTGATAATGCGGATATCACACCAGTCATTGATCATGCATCAGCAGATTTCATCTGGGGCTTGATTGAAGATGCTCAAGAAAAGGGAGCATCAGCCCTGACAGAAATCAAACGTGAAGCAAATCTCATCTGGCCTGCCTTGTTTGACCATGTGACACTGGATATGAAATTAGCTTGGGAAGAGCCATTTGGTCCTGTTCTTCCGATTATTCGTGTGACTTCCGTTGAAGAGGCTATCCAGATCTGTAACCAGTCAGAATTTGGTCTTCAATCTTCAGTCTTTACAAATGATTTCCCTAAAGCATTTGAAATTGCTGAGAAACTGGAAGTGGGTACTGTACACATCAATAATAAGACCCAACGTGGTCCAGATAACTTCCCATTCCTTGGTGTTAAGGGTTCTGGAGCCGGAGTGCAAGGGATTCGTTACAGTATCGAAGCGATGACACAAGTGAAATCCATCGTGTTTGATGTGAAATAA
- a CDS encoding CPBP family intramembrane glutamic endopeptidase — protein sequence MKLKTFFTNFGLYILVLLAYFYIFSAIVVFTIGSLTGGLSQLLILLIFVILASLYSFAMWKWYQKDLKLEIKNTKLTSSIWLPSALLLAFIIFQQLVPIESSANQNAAVQLIQQQPVFAFLYMVIFAPILEELLTRGFLAKFLFPDQNSLAKIMLYLTVSASFFSLLHMPGNLVQFLVYFILGAIFGLGYLSKKDLRHSMALHLANNLIAFVLIVFF from the coding sequence ATGAAATTAAAAACTTTCTTTACTAATTTTGGCCTTTATATTCTTGTCCTCTTGGCCTATTTTTATATCTTTTCGGCTATAGTTGTCTTCACTATAGGTTCCCTGACAGGAGGACTTTCTCAATTATTGATTTTGCTGATTTTTGTCATACTTGCGAGTCTCTATTCTTTTGCCATGTGGAAATGGTACCAGAAAGATTTGAAACTGGAAATCAAAAATACCAAGCTGACCAGTTCTATCTGGCTTCCCAGCGCCCTCTTGCTTGCTTTTATTATCTTCCAGCAGCTCGTTCCTATTGAATCTTCTGCCAATCAGAATGCTGCTGTGCAGTTGATTCAGCAGCAGCCAGTCTTTGCCTTCCTATACATGGTAATCTTTGCTCCTATTCTTGAGGAGTTGCTGACACGAGGATTTTTGGCTAAGTTTCTCTTTCCCGACCAAAATAGTTTGGCGAAAATCATGCTCTATTTAACTGTATCTGCCAGCTTCTTCTCTCTTCTGCACATGCCGGGCAATCTAGTCCAGTTTCTGGTTTACTTCATCTTGGGGGCAATCTTTGGCTTAGGCTATCTATCTAAAAAGGATCTGCGTCACTCAATGGCCTTACATCTGGCCAATAACCTCATTGCCTTTGTTCTCATTGTCTTCTTTTAA
- a CDS encoding phosphocarrier protein HPr, translating into MASKDFHIVAETGIHARPATLLVQTASKFASDITLEYKGKSVNLKSIMGVMSLGVGQGADVKISAEGADADDAIAAISETMEKEGLA; encoded by the coding sequence ATGGCTTCTAAAGATTTCCACATTGTAGCAGAAACAGGTATTCACGCACGTCCAGCAACTTTGTTGGTTCAAACTGCTAGCAAATTCGCTTCAGACATCACGCTTGAATACAAAGGTAAATCAGTAAACTTGAAATCTATCATGGGTGTTATGAGTCTCGGTGTTGGCCAAGGAGCTGATGTTAAGATCTCAGCTGAAGGTGCAGATGCAGACGATGCTATCGCTGCAATCTCTGAAACAATGGAAAAAGAAGGATTGGCTTAA
- the nrdF gene encoding class 1b ribonucleoside-diphosphate reductase subunit beta, with the protein MQTYYKAINWNAIEDVIDKSTWEKLTEQFWLDTRIPLSNDLDDWRKLSHKEKDLVGKVFGGLTLLDTLQSESGVDALRKDVRTAHEEAVFNNIQFMESVHAKSYSSIFSTLNTKSEIDEIFAWTNTNPYLQKKAEIINEIYLNGTALEKKIASVFLETFLFYSGFFTPLYYLGNNKLANVAEIIKLIIRDESVHGTYIGYKFQLAFNELPEDEQEKLKEWMYDLLYTLYENEEGYTESLYDTVGWTEEVKTFLRYNANKALMNLGQDPLFPDSADDVNPIVMNGISTGTSNHDFFSQVGNGYLLGEVEAMQDDDYNYGL; encoded by the coding sequence ATGCAAACTTACTATAAAGCCATTAACTGGAACGCTATTGAAGATGTCATCGATAAGTCCACCTGGGAAAAACTGACCGAGCAATTCTGGCTGGATACGCGGATTCCCCTATCCAATGACCTGGATGACTGGAGAAAGCTGTCTCACAAGGAAAAAGATCTGGTCGGCAAAGTCTTCGGCGGCTTGACCCTGCTGGATACCCTCCAGTCTGAGTCTGGTGTGGATGCCCTGCGCAAGGATGTCCGCACTGCCCACGAAGAAGCTGTCTTCAACAACATTCAATTTATGGAATCCGTTCACGCCAAGTCCTACTCTTCTATCTTTTCTACGCTCAATACCAAGTCAGAAATTGATGAAATCTTTGCTTGGACCAACACCAATCCATACCTGCAAAAGAAAGCTGAGATTATCAACGAGATTTACCTGAACGGTACAGCTCTGGAAAAGAAAATAGCCAGCGTTTTCTTGGAAACCTTCCTCTTCTACTCTGGTTTCTTTACTCCGCTCTACTATCTGGGCAACAACAAACTGGCTAACGTTGCTGAGATTATCAAGCTGATTATCCGTGATGAATCTGTCCATGGAACCTATATCGGCTACAAGTTCCAGCTAGCTTTTAACGAGCTGCCAGAAGACGAGCAAGAAAAACTCAAAGAATGGATGTATGACCTGCTCTACACCCTCTATGAAAATGAAGAAGGCTATACTGAAAGCCTGTATGACACAGTCGGCTGGACCGAAGAGGTCAAGACCTTCCTGCGCTACAATGCCAACAAGGCTCTGATGAATCTGGGACAGGATCCCCTCTTCCCAGACTCAGCGGACGATGTCAATCCTATCGTTATGAACGGTATCTCAACCGGTACTTCCAACCATGACTTCTTCTCCCAAGTGGGTAACGGCTACCTGCTGGGCGAAGTTGAAGCCATGCAGGATGACGACTATAATTACGGTTTATAA
- a CDS encoding diacylglycerol/lipid kinase family protein, which yields MSYQTKRGFLMSKVLLIVNPSSGGEKAKSYEELAREKLAECFDEVVVKHTEKGGDAAAFAKQAAEDHYDSVFVMGGDGTVNEGISGLAELDYRPTFGFFPLGTVNDLARALGIPLDAEEAIQNLDINKVKPLDIGKINDQYFMNVVAIGTIPESINNVDSEDKTKWGKFAYFISGFKQLMDTSFYEFHLKIDGEERTIKSSTLLIGSTNSIGGFESILPEATVNDGLLHLLYLKDKNLLDTLVSVPDLISGNGEESDNIEYLTFKEITVELADANAELSVNVDGDEGDQLPVTIRVLPSHLNVYY from the coding sequence ATAAGCTATCAAACGAAAAGAGGTTTCCTTATGTCTAAAGTCCTATTAATTGTCAACCCTAGCTCAGGAGGAGAAAAAGCCAAGTCCTATGAAGAATTAGCAAGGGAAAAGCTGGCAGAATGTTTCGATGAGGTAGTGGTCAAGCATACTGAAAAAGGCGGAGACGCAGCAGCTTTTGCTAAGCAAGCCGCAGAAGACCATTATGATAGCGTCTTTGTCATGGGTGGCGATGGAACTGTCAATGAAGGAATCAGTGGTCTGGCTGAACTAGACTATCGTCCGACCTTTGGTTTCTTTCCACTTGGTACGGTCAATGACTTGGCGCGTGCTCTCGGCATTCCCCTAGACGCTGAAGAAGCCATCCAAAATCTGGATATCAACAAAGTCAAACCACTTGATATCGGCAAGATTAATGACCAGTACTTTATGAATGTGGTTGCCATTGGAACTATTCCAGAGTCGATCAACAATGTAGATTCTGAAGACAAGACCAAGTGGGGTAAGTTTGCCTACTTTATCTCTGGTTTCAAGCAGTTGATGGATACTAGTTTTTACGAATTTCACTTGAAGATTGATGGAGAGGAGCGCACGATAAAGAGCAGCACACTCTTGATTGGCTCTACCAACTCAATCGGAGGTTTCGAGAGTATTCTCCCTGAAGCCACTGTCAATGATGGCTTGCTCCATCTCTTGTATCTTAAGGATAAAAATCTCTTGGACACCTTGGTTTCTGTTCCAGATTTGATTTCGGGCAATGGTGAAGAAAGTGATAATATCGAGTATCTAACCTTTAAGGAAATCACAGTTGAGTTGGCTGATGCAAACGCAGAGCTCAGCGTCAACGTTGACGGAGATGAGGGCGACCAATTGCCAGTAACGATTCGTGTCTTGCCATCTCACTTGAATGTGTATTACTAA
- the ptsP gene encoding phosphoenolpyruvate--protein phosphotransferase, translating to MTEMLKGIAASDGVAVAKAYLLVQPDLSFETVSVEDTNAEEARLDAALEASQNELSVIREKAVDSLGEEAAQVFDAHLMVLADPEMVGQIKETIRAKKTNAEAGLKEVTDMFITLFENMDDNPYMQERAADIRDVTKRVLANLLGKKLPNPASINEESVVIAHDLTPSDTAQLDKKFVKAFVTNIGGRTSHSAIMARTLEIAAVLGTNNITELVKDGDVIAANGITGEVIINPTEEQIAAFKAAGEAYAKQKAEWELLKDAQTVTADGKHFELAANIGTPKDVEGVNANGAEAVGLYRTEFLYMDSQDFPTEDEQYEAYKAVLEGMNGKPVVVRTMDIGGDKELPYFDMPHEMNPFLGFRALRISISETGDAMFRTQIRALLRASVHGQLRIMFPMVALLTEFRKAKAVYDEEKAKLQAEGVAVADNIQVGIMIEIPAAAMLADQFAKEVDFFSIGTNDLIQYTMAADRMNEQVSYLYQPYNPSILRLINNVIKAAHAEGKWAGMCGEMAGDQTAVPLLVGMGLDEFSMSATSVLRTRSLMKKLDTKKMEELAQRALTECATMEEVLELEKEYLDFD from the coding sequence ATGACAGAAATGCTTAAAGGAATTGCAGCATCTGACGGTGTTGCCGTTGCTAAGGCATATCTATTAGTTCAACCGGATTTATCATTTGAGACTGTTTCAGTCGAAGATACGAATGCAGAAGAGGCTCGTTTGGATGCAGCTCTTGAAGCTTCACAGAACGAGCTTTCTGTTATCCGTGAGAAAGCAGTAGATAGCCTTGGTGAGGAAGCCGCTCAGGTGTTTGACGCTCACTTAATGGTACTTGCTGACCCTGAAATGGTTGGGCAAATCAAAGAAACAATCCGTGCGAAAAAGACCAATGCAGAAGCTGGTCTGAAAGAAGTAACGGACATGTTTATCACTCTCTTTGAAAACATGGACGACAATCCATATATGCAGGAACGTGCGGCAGATATTCGCGACGTGACGAAGCGTGTTCTTGCTAACCTTTTGGGCAAGAAATTGCCAAACCCAGCGTCTATCAATGAAGAATCAGTTGTGATTGCTCATGACTTGACTCCTTCTGATACAGCACAGCTGGATAAGAAATTTGTTAAAGCTTTTGTAACCAATATCGGCGGACGGACAAGCCACTCTGCTATCATGGCACGTACGCTTGAAATCGCAGCAGTATTGGGAACTAATAACATTACTGAACTTGTAAAAGACGGCGATGTGATCGCAGCTAACGGTATCACTGGTGAAGTGATTATCAACCCAACTGAAGAACAAATCGCAGCATTTAAAGCAGCTGGTGAGGCTTATGCTAAGCAAAAAGCTGAATGGGAATTGCTTAAGGATGCTCAGACTGTGACTGCAGATGGCAAGCACTTCGAATTGGCTGCCAATATCGGTACGCCGAAAGACGTTGAAGGTGTCAATGCTAACGGTGCAGAAGCAGTTGGTCTTTACCGGACTGAGTTCCTTTACATGGATTCTCAAGACTTCCCAACAGAAGATGAGCAGTATGAAGCATACAAGGCTGTGCTTGAAGGAATGAATGGAAAACCAGTAGTTGTTCGTACAATGGACATTGGTGGAGATAAGGAGCTTCCTTACTTCGATATGCCGCATGAAATGAACCCATTCCTTGGTTTCCGTGCTTTGCGTATCTCTATCTCTGAAACTGGTGATGCTATGTTCCGTACACAAATCCGCGCTCTCTTGCGTGCTTCTGTACATGGACAATTGCGTATCATGTTCCCAATGGTAGCCCTTCTGACAGAATTCCGCAAAGCTAAAGCGGTTTATGACGAAGAAAAAGCTAAGTTGCAGGCTGAAGGCGTTGCAGTAGCAGACAATATCCAAGTGGGTATCATGATTGAAATCCCAGCAGCAGCTATGTTGGCGGATCAATTTGCCAAGGAAGTAGACTTCTTCTCTATCGGTACTAACGACTTGATCCAGTACACTATGGCAGCTGACCGGATGAATGAGCAAGTCTCTTACCTCTATCAACCATACAACCCATCTATTCTTCGCTTGATTAACAATGTTATCAAGGCAGCTCATGCTGAAGGTAAGTGGGCAGGTATGTGTGGAGAAATGGCCGGCGACCAAACTGCGGTGCCATTGCTCGTAGGTATGGGCCTGGATGAATTCTCTATGAGTGCGACTTCAGTTCTTCGGACTCGTAGCCTCATGAAGAAGCTGGATACGAAGAAGATGGAAGAATTGGCTCAGCGTGCACTGACCGAATGTGCAACGATGGAAGAAGTTCTTGAGCTTGAAAAAGAATATCTGGACTTTGATTAA
- the nrdH gene encoding glutaredoxin-like protein NrdH, producing the protein MVTIYSKNNCVQCKMTKRFLDTNHVEYREINLDEQPEFIDHVKDLGFNTAPVIQTATEAFSGFQPGKLKKLS; encoded by the coding sequence ATGGTAACTATTTACTCAAAAAACAACTGCGTTCAGTGCAAAATGACCAAGCGCTTCTTAGATACTAATCATGTAGAATACCGCGAAATCAACTTGGATGAACAGCCAGAATTCATTGACCATGTCAAAGATCTTGGTTTCAATACTGCTCCTGTGATTCAGACAGCAACTGAGGCATTTTCTGGTTTCCAACCTGGTAAATTGAAAAAACTGTCTTAA
- a CDS encoding DUF3267 domain-containing protein, translating into MKLLKELDFIHNKKVILALNITAVLLIFPFLALFTWIAILMYGKGSEVFHFFDLFYLLVLMVIHELIHGFFFKVLGDENTKVKFGFKSGMAYATSPGSRYSRKRMLVIILAPFFLISLALTLIYGLHILTAASYIVLASFHAAGCAGDFFLAAAILRQKGEIAVEDTEVGINIYQKESTK; encoded by the coding sequence ATGAAACTACTGAAAGAACTTGATTTTATCCATAATAAAAAGGTCATTCTGGCTCTGAATATAACGGCCGTGCTGCTGATCTTCCCTTTTCTAGCCCTCTTTACTTGGATTGCTATTCTGATGTATGGCAAGGGTAGCGAAGTTTTTCATTTCTTTGACTTATTCTACCTCCTTGTTCTAATGGTCATTCATGAGCTGATCCACGGCTTTTTCTTCAAGGTCTTGGGGGATGAAAATACCAAGGTCAAGTTTGGTTTTAAGAGCGGCATGGCCTATGCGACCAGCCCAGGCAGTCGTTACAGTCGGAAAAGAATGCTCGTCATTATTCTGGCACCTTTCTTTCTGATTAGCCTAGCCCTGACCTTGATTTATGGTTTGCATATTCTGACTGCGGCTTCTTATATCGTTCTTGCTAGCTTCCATGCAGCTGGCTGTGCAGGGGATTTTTTCCTCGCTGCCGCTATTCTCCGGCAGAAAGGGGAAATCGCTGTTGAGGATACGGAGGTCGGTATTAATATTTATCAAAAGGAGAGTACAAAATGA
- the nrdE gene encoding class 1b ribonucleoside-diphosphate reductase subunit alpha: MGLKHLEDVTYFRLNNEINRPVNGQIMLHKDQEALKAFFKENVEPNTKQFSSITEKIKYLIEENYLEKEFIELYSPEYIEELTAFIHAQDFKFKSFMAAYKFYNQYALKTNDGEYYLESMEDRVLFNALYFANGDEAIAKDIANEIIHQRYQPATPSFLNAGRARRGELVSCFLIQVTDDMNSIGRSINSALQLSRIGGGVGISLSNLREAGAPIKGYEGAASGVVPVMKLFEDSFSYSNQLGQRQGAGVVYLNVFHPDIIAFLSTKKENADEKVRVKTLSLGVVIPDKFYELAHKNEEMYLFSPYSVEREYGVPFAYLDITEKYDELVANPNITKTKIKARDLETEISKLQQESGYPYVVNIDTANRSNPIDGKIIMSNLCSEILQVQEPSLLNDAQEYLHLGTDVSCNLGSTNVVNMMTSPDFGKSIRTMTRALTFVTDSSHITAVPSIDNGNSLAHTFGLGAMGLHSYLAQQLIDYGSAEAVEFTSIYFMLMNYWTLVESNNIARERGVTFHNFEKSDYANGTYFDKYLTGEFVPKSDRVKELFASIFIPSAEDWAELRDKIKADGLYHQNRLAVAPNGSISYINDVSASIHPITQRIEERQEKKIGKIYYPAAGLSTETIPYYTSAYDMDMRKVIDVYAAATEHVDQGLSLTLFMRSDIPKGLYEWKKESKQTTRDLSILRNYAFNKGIKSIYYVRTFTDDGGEVGANQCESCVI, encoded by the coding sequence ATGGGACTCAAACATTTAGAGGATGTGACATACTTCCGACTCAACAACGAAATCAACCGTCCAGTTAATGGTCAGATTATGCTTCATAAAGATCAAGAAGCCTTAAAAGCTTTTTTTAAAGAAAACGTTGAGCCAAACACCAAGCAATTTTCTTCTATCACAGAAAAAATTAAATATTTAATAGAAGAAAACTATTTGGAAAAGGAATTTATTGAACTTTATTCTCCTGAATACATCGAGGAGCTGACTGCTTTTATCCATGCTCAAGATTTCAAGTTTAAATCTTTCATGGCTGCTTATAAGTTCTACAACCAGTATGCCCTGAAGACAAATGATGGCGAATACTATCTGGAAAGCATGGAAGATCGGGTACTCTTCAACGCCCTCTACTTTGCCAACGGAGATGAAGCCATTGCCAAGGATATTGCCAATGAAATTATCCACCAGCGCTACCAACCTGCTACACCAAGCTTCCTCAACGCTGGTCGGGCTCGTCGTGGTGAATTGGTTTCCTGTTTCCTCATCCAAGTAACAGATGACATGAACTCTATCGGCCGCTCCATCAACTCTGCCCTGCAATTGTCTCGTATCGGAGGCGGGGTCGGTATTTCCCTCAGCAATCTGCGGGAAGCTGGAGCACCTATCAAGGGCTATGAAGGTGCTGCATCTGGGGTTGTGCCTGTTATGAAACTCTTTGAGGACAGTTTCTCTTACTCTAACCAGTTGGGCCAACGTCAGGGAGCTGGGGTTGTTTACCTCAATGTCTTCCACCCAGATATCATCGCCTTCCTTTCTACCAAGAAAGAAAATGCCGACGAAAAAGTTCGGGTTAAAACCCTCTCACTCGGTGTTGTCATTCCGGATAAGTTCTACGAATTAGCGCATAAAAATGAAGAAATGTACCTCTTCAGCCCATATTCTGTTGAACGCGAGTACGGTGTACCATTTGCCTACCTTGACATCACTGAAAAATATGATGAGTTGGTCGCTAATCCAAATATCACTAAGACTAAGATCAAGGCCCGTGATTTGGAAACAGAAATTTCTAAACTCCAACAAGAATCTGGCTACCCTTATGTCGTAAACATTGATACAGCCAACCGTTCAAATCCAATCGACGGTAAAATCATCATGAGTAATCTTTGCTCTGAAATCCTACAGGTACAAGAGCCTAGCCTCTTGAATGATGCGCAAGAGTATCTTCACCTGGGGACAGATGTATCATGTAACTTGGGCTCTACGAACGTTGTCAACATGATGACTTCGCCTGACTTTGGAAAATCCATCCGGACTATGACACGCGCCCTGACCTTTGTCACAGACAGCTCACACATCACAGCTGTGCCTTCTATCGACAATGGTAACAGTCTGGCGCATACCTTTGGTCTGGGAGCTATGGGACTGCACAGCTACTTGGCTCAGCAGTTGATTGATTATGGATCAGCGGAAGCTGTAGAGTTCACTAGCATCTACTTCATGCTTATGAACTACTGGACTTTAGTTGAGTCTAACAATATCGCTCGCGAGCGTGGCGTGACCTTCCATAACTTTGAAAAATCTGATTATGCCAACGGCACTTACTTTGACAAGTACCTGACGGGTGAATTTGTACCTAAGTCTGACCGTGTCAAAGAACTCTTTGCAAGCATCTTTATCCCATCTGCAGAGGATTGGGCAGAGTTGCGTGACAAGATCAAGGCTGATGGTCTCTACCATCAAAACCGCCTAGCTGTTGCACCAAATGGCTCTATCAGCTACATCAATGACGTTTCTGCTTCAATTCACCCAATTACCCAGCGGATCGAAGAACGTCAAGAAAAGAAAATCGGTAAGATCTACTATCCTGCTGCTGGTCTGTCAACTGAGACTATTCCTTACTACACCAGCGCCTATGACATGGACATGCGCAAGGTTATCGATGTCTATGCAGCCGCAACTGAGCACGTGGACCAAGGTCTTTCCCTGACTCTCTTTATGCGCAGTGATATCCCTAAAGGTCTTTACGAATGGAAAAAAGAAAGCAAGCAAACAACCCGCGATCTTTCTATCCTGCGTAACTACGCCTTCAACAAGGGAATCAAGTCCATCTACTACGTCCGCACCTTTACTGATGATGGCGGCGAAGTAGGTGCCAACCAATGTGAAAGCTGTGTCATCTAA